From a region of the Brevibacterium siliguriense genome:
- a CDS encoding DUF3000 domain-containing protein, with translation MVNTSPLNRIPAEFSAVTSVLRQARSTNNVSISEIPAPARLAPYSYALGAEVSADETFLRASGETIDELATGRIVVLFDPAAPEEWEGSFRVVSYIRAELEHELGNETMLGHVAWSWLEDALDSNDCQVLAAGGTTTRVLSESFGTLADRPATIDLELRASWTPVIDEPDLIGNHFEAWIDLLSTVAGLPPLPEGVTALPGRRR, from the coding sequence GTGGTCAACACCTCACCTCTCAATCGCATTCCGGCGGAGTTCTCCGCCGTGACGTCGGTGCTGCGTCAGGCGCGCAGCACGAACAACGTGTCGATTTCCGAGATCCCCGCCCCGGCCCGGCTGGCCCCCTACTCCTATGCTCTCGGTGCCGAGGTCAGCGCCGACGAGACGTTCCTGCGGGCCAGCGGCGAGACCATCGATGAGCTCGCCACCGGCCGCATCGTCGTCCTCTTTGACCCCGCCGCCCCGGAGGAATGGGAAGGCTCGTTCCGGGTGGTCTCCTATATCCGCGCCGAACTCGAACACGAACTCGGCAATGAGACGATGCTCGGCCATGTGGCGTGGAGCTGGCTCGAGGATGCCCTCGACTCCAACGACTGCCAGGTGCTCGCCGCCGGCGGGACGACCACTCGGGTGCTGTCCGAGAGCTTCGGCACCTTGGCCGATCGCCCGGCCACGATAGACTTGGAGCTGCGCGCTTCGTGGACACCCGTGATTGACGAGCCGGATCTGATCGGCAATCACTTCGAAGCCTGGATCGATCTGCTCAGCACAGTCGCCGGACTGCCACCACTTCCTGAAGGAGTCACAGCCCTGCCCGGGCGCCGTCGATGA
- the hemE gene encoding uroporphyrinogen decarboxylase, with the protein MTSPLLAALRSEPVSHTPVWFMRQAGRSLPEYRKLREGTQMLDACRDPEMVSEITLQPVRRHGVDAAIFFSDIVVPLQAAGVDVEIVPGVGPVIASPVRSRADIDVLPGLDAADIPDIAESIQRVTAELDETTPVIGFAGAPFTLASYLIEGGPSKNHEKTKSLMASDPEAFSALLGKLAQMSATFIDVQLNAGAKAFQLFDSWAGYLCREDYENHVLEHSTAVFDALSGHDVPSIHFGVQTGELLGSMGQAGSTAVGVDFRVDLADAATRVKPGQALQGNLDPALLFAPWEALSARVEATVCKGLDLDRGFVFNLGHGVLPDTDPEVPGRIVDLVHRVSAEILGSRG; encoded by the coding sequence ATGACATCACCCTTGTTGGCTGCCCTGCGTTCGGAGCCGGTTTCGCACACTCCCGTCTGGTTCATGCGGCAGGCTGGCCGCTCCCTGCCCGAGTACCGCAAGCTGCGCGAAGGCACCCAGATGCTCGATGCCTGCCGCGACCCCGAGATGGTCTCCGAAATCACTCTGCAGCCGGTCCGCCGCCACGGCGTCGACGCGGCCATCTTCTTCTCCGATATCGTCGTCCCGCTCCAGGCCGCCGGTGTCGATGTGGAGATCGTCCCCGGCGTCGGCCCGGTCATCGCGTCCCCGGTGCGCTCCCGCGCCGATATCGACGTCCTGCCCGGACTCGACGCCGCCGACATCCCCGATATCGCCGAATCGATCCAGCGTGTGACCGCCGAACTCGACGAGACCACCCCCGTCATCGGGTTCGCCGGCGCCCCGTTCACCCTGGCCAGCTACCTCATCGAAGGAGGGCCGAGCAAGAACCATGAGAAGACTAAGTCCCTCATGGCCTCCGACCCCGAGGCGTTCTCCGCGCTCCTGGGCAAGCTCGCACAGATGTCGGCGACATTCATCGACGTGCAGCTGAACGCCGGAGCCAAGGCCTTCCAGCTCTTCGACTCCTGGGCCGGCTACCTCTGCCGGGAGGACTACGAGAACCACGTCCTCGAACACTCCACCGCCGTCTTCGACGCACTGTCCGGCCACGATGTGCCCAGCATCCACTTCGGCGTGCAGACCGGTGAGCTCCTCGGCTCCATGGGCCAGGCCGGATCCACCGCCGTCGGCGTCGACTTCCGCGTCGACCTCGCCGACGCCGCCACTCGGGTCAAGCCCGGTCAGGCGCTCCAGGGCAATCTGGACCCGGCCCTGCTCTTCGCCCCCTGGGAGGCGCTGTCGGCCCGCGTCGAGGCGACCGTGTGCAAGGGACTCGATCTCGACCGCGGATTCGTCTTCAACCTCGGCCACGGCGTCCTTCCCGACACCGACCCCGAGGTGCCCGGTCGCATCGTCGACCTCGTGCACCGCGTCTCGGCAGAGATCCTCGGCAGCCGCGGCTGA
- the hemG gene encoding protoporphyrinogen oxidase, with product MGQITVVGGGISGLVAAYRLSADHHVTVLEAGGRLGGCLKSTTLDGAVPVGIDTGAEASLNRRPETKSLAAELGLDSVFPSTHHSSQVLSRGDLHAIPKRTIMGVPAEAAEVESLIGTEAAERLAAEQLTPPIDGDDVSLGAFLAERLGDAIVDSLVDPLLGGVYAGRCRDLSLAETVPALLPAAVEGTSVLDLVAQLLAARDAQAAAPGRPAEPVFMSFEGGINRLIPTLHEAIEARGGQVRLGAGVTGIRRDGRTWTVTADGTDIESDGLVLATPAHVSAGLLAEAAPTAAAALQSVPYASTALVAALVDLGGVELDGSGFLVPVTEGTFIKASTFVSNKWPWTAAHIPAGTALVRMSIGRFGDGPEVWSSLSDEEIVERAFADWQAITSRPESRLLSAEVQRWNSALPQYLPGHAGRIAVVDAEIAELPGLELAGSAYGGIGIPACIARADSAAQRLNRSADDS from the coding sequence ATGGGACAGATCACCGTCGTCGGGGGAGGGATCTCCGGTCTCGTCGCCGCGTACCGTCTCTCCGCCGATCACCACGTGACCGTGCTCGAGGCCGGCGGCCGCCTCGGCGGCTGCCTGAAATCGACCACGCTCGATGGTGCCGTGCCCGTCGGCATCGACACCGGAGCCGAAGCGAGCCTCAACCGACGTCCGGAGACCAAGAGCCTGGCCGCCGAACTCGGCCTCGACTCGGTGTTCCCTTCGACACACCACAGTTCGCAGGTGCTGAGCCGGGGGGACCTGCACGCGATTCCCAAACGGACGATCATGGGAGTGCCCGCCGAAGCCGCCGAGGTCGAATCCCTCATCGGCACCGAGGCGGCCGAACGTCTGGCTGCCGAGCAGCTGACGCCCCCGATCGACGGCGACGATGTCTCGCTGGGTGCGTTCCTGGCCGAGCGCCTCGGCGATGCCATCGTCGACTCCCTCGTCGATCCGCTGCTCGGCGGAGTGTATGCGGGCCGCTGCCGGGACCTGTCCCTGGCCGAGACGGTTCCTGCCCTGCTGCCCGCCGCAGTCGAAGGCACCTCGGTGCTCGACCTCGTGGCGCAGCTGCTTGCCGCACGCGATGCTCAAGCGGCTGCCCCGGGACGACCGGCAGAACCGGTGTTCATGAGCTTCGAAGGCGGGATCAACCGCCTCATCCCGACCCTGCACGAGGCGATCGAGGCCCGAGGAGGTCAGGTCCGCCTCGGCGCCGGTGTCACCGGTATCCGGCGTGACGGTCGCACTTGGACGGTGACCGCGGACGGGACCGATATCGAGTCCGACGGGCTCGTCCTCGCCACCCCTGCCCACGTCAGCGCGGGACTCCTCGCCGAGGCGGCCCCCACCGCGGCCGCGGCACTGCAGTCCGTCCCCTACGCCTCCACCGCGTTGGTCGCGGCGCTCGTCGATCTCGGGGGAGTCGAGCTGGACGGTTCGGGATTCCTCGTCCCCGTCACCGAGGGCACATTCATCAAGGCCTCGACCTTCGTGTCGAACAAATGGCCGTGGACGGCCGCCCATATCCCCGCGGGCACGGCCCTGGTGAGGATGAGCATCGGACGCTTCGGCGACGGACCAGAGGTGTGGAGCAGCCTGTCCGACGAGGAGATCGTCGAACGCGCCTTCGCCGATTGGCAGGCGATTACCTCCCGCCCGGAATCGCGCCTGCTGAGCGCAGAAGTCCAACGCTGGAACTCCGCCCTGCCGCAGTACCTGCCCGGCCATGCCGGACGGATCGCCGTCGTCGATGCGGAGATCGCAGAACTGCCCGGTCTCGAACTCGCCGGATCCGCGTACGGGGGAATCGGCATTCCCGCCTGCATCGCCCGTGCCGACTCGGCGGCTCAGAGATTGAACCGGTCAGCCGACGACTCGTAA
- the hemQ gene encoding hydrogen peroxide-dependent heme synthase — MSEYTQPTDAQIEEANEQTRYIAYSVFASAGELGDADRKELADELHAALEPLNERGLVVRGIYDVSALRADADVMFWYHAPEIEVVQAAYSAIRRSLIGGVLEPVWSNVGVHRPAEFNKAHLPALLTDPEPGDYICVYPFVRSYDWYLLDPAERSKMLRDHGMAAAGYKDIKANTIASFALGDYEWLLAFEAPELHRIVDLMRDLRNTEARLHVREEVPFYTGPRRELVDIISDWR; from the coding sequence ATGAGCGAATACACTCAGCCCACCGACGCCCAGATCGAGGAAGCGAACGAGCAGACGCGGTATATCGCCTACTCCGTCTTCGCCTCTGCGGGAGAACTCGGCGATGCCGATCGCAAGGAACTCGCCGATGAGCTGCATGCGGCTCTGGAGCCGCTGAATGAACGCGGCCTCGTCGTCCGCGGAATCTACGACGTCTCGGCTCTGCGGGCCGATGCCGACGTCATGTTCTGGTACCACGCCCCCGAGATCGAGGTCGTCCAGGCCGCGTACTCGGCGATCCGTCGCAGCCTGATCGGCGGAGTGCTCGAACCCGTCTGGTCCAACGTCGGAGTCCACCGCCCGGCAGAGTTCAACAAGGCCCACCTGCCGGCTCTGCTCACCGATCCCGAGCCCGGCGACTACATCTGCGTGTACCCGTTCGTGCGGTCCTACGACTGGTACCTCCTCGATCCCGCCGAACGGTCGAAGATGCTGCGCGACCACGGTATGGCCGCCGCCGGGTACAAGGACATCAAGGCGAACACGATCGCCTCCTTCGCTCTCGGCGACTACGAATGGCTGTTGGCCTTCGAAGCTCCCGAACTCCACCGCATCGTCGACCTGATGCGCGACCTGCGCAACACCGAGGCGCGTCTGCACGTGCGTGAAGAGGTCCCGTTCTACACCGGACCGCGCCGCGAACTCGTCGACATCATCTCCGACTGGCGCTGA
- a CDS encoding MarR family winged helix-turn-helix transcriptional regulator, producing MLESEGSTEQLDNPLALESQICFALAVASRGVIGAYRSVLEPIHLTHPQYLVMLALWQHEKLPIRELARLLRLEPATVSPLVKRLEALDYVTKTRSESDERIVEVTLTDTGRELRSTAEAIPGTMMAKLGMDAEGVRELHAVMQKIIASVDAAEAGTD from the coding sequence ATGCTGGAATCAGAAGGTTCGACTGAGCAGCTGGACAATCCGCTGGCGCTCGAGAGTCAGATCTGCTTCGCCCTGGCGGTGGCCTCCCGCGGAGTGATCGGCGCCTACCGGTCAGTGCTCGAACCGATCCATCTGACCCATCCGCAGTACCTGGTCATGCTTGCGCTGTGGCAGCACGAGAAGCTGCCGATCCGCGAGCTCGCTCGACTGCTGCGCCTTGAACCCGCGACCGTGTCCCCGCTGGTCAAACGCCTCGAAGCGCTGGACTATGTGACGAAGACGCGCAGCGAGAGCGATGAACGGATCGTCGAGGTCACGCTCACCGACACCGGCCGAGAGCTGCGCAGCACCGCCGAGGCGATCCCCGGGACGATGATGGCCAAGCTGGGCATGGACGCCGAGGGAGTGCGCGAACTGCACGCGGTGATGCAGAAGATCATCGCCTCCGTCGACGCCGCCGAGGCGGGCACGGACTGA
- a CDS encoding GNAT family N-acetyltransferase, with amino-acid sequence MPETATATQIAEATELVVKTFDQLRPAELYGILQLRSRAFVVEQECVFLDADGVDTLPETLHVFYPRPATAMSDTHGAEHGRDLSPWAYARLLPSDVPDGPAARPGARSISRVATHPDARGQGWGRRLLTDIVGAWSDSPLTLNAQSHLERLYGSFGFTPNGPRFDEDGLEHTPMERPAG; translated from the coding sequence ATGCCTGAGACGGCGACAGCGACTCAGATCGCCGAGGCGACCGAGCTGGTCGTGAAGACCTTCGATCAGCTCCGGCCCGCAGAGCTCTACGGAATCCTACAGCTTCGTTCCCGCGCCTTCGTTGTCGAGCAGGAATGCGTCTTCCTCGACGCCGATGGAGTCGACACCCTGCCGGAGACTCTGCACGTATTCTACCCGCGACCGGCGACGGCGATGTCGGACACCCATGGAGCCGAGCACGGACGCGACCTCTCACCGTGGGCCTACGCCAGACTGCTGCCGTCCGACGTCCCCGACGGACCCGCAGCCCGGCCCGGGGCCCGCAGCATCAGTCGCGTCGCGACCCATCCCGACGCCCGCGGGCAGGGCTGGGGCCGTCGGCTGCTCACCGATATCGTCGGTGCCTGGTCGGATTCGCCGCTGACCCTCAACGCACAATCGCATCTCGAACGTCTCTACGGATCCTTCGGCTTCACTCCGAACGGACCGCGCTTCGATGAGGACGGTCTCGAGCACACTCCGATGGAGCGCCCCGCGGGCTGA
- the msrB gene encoding peptide-methionine (R)-S-oxide reductase MsrB: MTQSSDINAGTSTNEQAAAEEIRWQDVLSPEEFAVLRQGATERPFTGEYNEETAAGMYQCRACGADLFPSDTKFTSHCGWPSFYAPLAEDRVRYIRDSSLGMERVEVRCANCDSHMGHVFAGEGYDTPTDQRYCINSISLKLNPADADA; encoded by the coding sequence ATGACTCAGTCATCAGATATCAACGCTGGAACTTCGACGAACGAGCAGGCAGCGGCCGAGGAGATCCGCTGGCAGGACGTGCTCAGCCCCGAGGAGTTCGCGGTGCTGCGCCAGGGCGCGACCGAACGTCCCTTCACCGGTGAGTACAACGAGGAGACGGCTGCGGGGATGTACCAGTGTCGCGCGTGCGGAGCCGACCTGTTCCCTTCGGATACGAAGTTCACCTCCCACTGCGGATGGCCGTCGTTCTACGCGCCCCTGGCCGAAGACCGGGTCCGCTACATCCGCGACAGCTCTCTGGGCATGGAACGCGTCGAAGTTCGCTGTGCGAACTGCGATTCGCACATGGGACACGTCTTCGCCGGTGAGGGCTATGACACCCCCACCGACCAGCGCTACTGCATCAACTCGATCTCCCTGAAGCTCAACCCCGCCGACGCCGATGCCTGA
- a CDS encoding alpha/beta hydrolase family protein, which produces MVRDTKFPARLLAVGIGVGAGLGALISVASSGLAAYFARKIIVPENAPEELDILHIDGFPPNMRIHLPADEETTVPGTYGLYFKQGSGHAVIGDIIEYDPRSRTVSREILSVTRGDIRRAWRGRWTGVVYPDPIAAGVNFEDIEIRSDAGNLPAWLLPTDHPEPQDTWAILIHGRASTRAEGLRAAPVLNTLGVPAIAMSYRNDAEVRVETTSRYGLGDTEWIDVDAAIDFAVSRGAKNVVLFGWSMGGAIALQAASRGRNRRFVTSLVLDGPVVDWVNVLDDQAKKNMLPTPVAKLTLEMITQPWARPITGLETPLDLDRMDWVTRAAELDVPVLLIHSDDDEFVPSGPSHALAGVRRDLVTMPSYSKAHHTKEWNIDPVRWEDDVANFLEAKILPKD; this is translated from the coding sequence ATGGTCCGCGACACGAAGTTCCCCGCTCGCCTGCTTGCCGTCGGTATCGGCGTCGGCGCCGGACTCGGTGCCCTGATCTCTGTGGCGTCGTCGGGCCTGGCAGCCTACTTCGCCCGCAAGATCATCGTTCCGGAGAACGCCCCGGAAGAACTCGACATTCTGCACATCGATGGTTTTCCGCCGAATATGCGCATCCATCTGCCCGCCGATGAGGAGACCACGGTGCCGGGCACCTACGGCCTCTACTTCAAACAGGGTTCGGGGCACGCGGTGATCGGCGATATCATCGAATACGATCCGCGCTCACGTACCGTCTCCCGAGAGATCCTGTCGGTGACCCGCGGTGATATCCGCCGGGCCTGGCGGGGACGCTGGACCGGAGTCGTCTACCCCGATCCGATCGCGGCCGGAGTGAACTTCGAAGACATCGAGATCCGCTCCGATGCCGGGAACCTGCCCGCATGGCTGCTGCCGACCGATCATCCGGAGCCGCAGGACACCTGGGCGATCCTCATCCACGGCCGTGCCAGCACCCGCGCCGAAGGCCTGCGCGCCGCTCCCGTGCTCAACACCCTCGGCGTGCCCGCGATCGCCATGTCCTACCGCAATGACGCCGAGGTGCGGGTGGAGACCACATCCCGCTACGGACTCGGCGACACCGAATGGATCGACGTCGACGCGGCCATTGACTTCGCCGTCTCACGCGGGGCGAAGAACGTCGTCCTCTTCGGCTGGTCGATGGGCGGGGCTATCGCCCTGCAGGCGGCATCCCGCGGACGCAACCGCAGATTCGTCACCTCACTGGTCCTCGACGGGCCCGTCGTCGACTGGGTGAATGTGCTCGACGATCAGGCGAAGAAGAACATGCTGCCGACGCCGGTCGCGAAACTCACTCTCGAAATGATCACACAGCCGTGGGCCCGACCGATCACCGGTCTGGAGACCCCGCTCGACCTCGATCGCATGGACTGGGTGACCCGCGCCGCCGAACTCGATGTGCCCGTGCTGCTCATCCACTCCGATGACGACGAGTTCGTCCCCTCCGGTCCATCACACGCCCTGGCAGGGGTCAGACGGGACCTGGTGACGATGCCCTCGTACAGCAAGGCCCATCACACGAAGGAATGGAACATCGACCCGGTGCGCTGGGAAGACGATGTCGCGAACTTCCTCGAGGCGAAGATCCTGCCCAAGGACTGA
- a CDS encoding penicillin acylase family protein, giving the protein MAAPDAQNEKESSALLKVLRPASGSNLSVSARVLLRVIAGVLVLALILALVGLFLVRRSFPTTDGEISLPGLDAPVTVNRDESGVPTIEAETAHDLFLAQGFVHAQDRFWEMDFRRHVTAGRLSELFGRSQLGTDTFIRTLGWRKVAEQEVKKLDKTSLSYYEAYADGVNAYIKDKSPTELSLEYAVLGLESGSTDVEEWTPVDSVAWLKAMAWDLRSNLEDEIDRSILSSELSDEQMASLYPDYPYATRPTILGGKAGQKAPKNRNGDDVDEAAPGQPDDRAQSDDQANAGGSVTGAPPSGSTDTEAAPPADDLLELRDTVSSLPQMLGQNSDDIGSNSWVISGEHTSTGRPLLSNDPHLAPAMPSVWYQVGLRCKKVTDECPFDVTGFSFSGLPGVVIGHNQSIAWGLTNLGADVTDLVVEKIRDGKVIHDDGDEPLQVRKETIEVAGEDSREISIRSTRNGPLVSKLDGTYRKVLDSTTGADSEDPKSGPAEEHYGLALDWTALRPGRTASAVFAINKATNWQEFRHAASLFDAPSQNLVYADVAGNIGYQVPGMIPRRGKADGTVPRRGWKSEEDWQGWIDFEDLPSLYNPERGWIVTANNPVASPGETVQLGQGFDYGDRARRITKRIKDAVAEGRKLRPADMAEIQSDDQNPFAAKLVPAAVKIHSHGDEDILEAKKLLKQWNGFDSASSAGAAYFNVLTKTLLEQTISSKLPEGVSPSGGSRWYLVLSELLDDPDSQWWTSEGVEGRDEALRRAMKSAWAETEDLLGPEPVTWRWGILHRLTVRNASLGESGITPVEKLFNRGPYEVSGGSGVVHATGWDASVGYETNWVPSMRQTVDLSNFDASNWINLTGASGHAFHPHYDDQTNDWAANVNRPWPYSKQAVEAAAEDTLRLEP; this is encoded by the coding sequence ATGGCGGCACCCGATGCGCAGAATGAGAAAGAATCGAGCGCATTGCTCAAGGTGCTCCGCCCAGCCAGCGGTTCCAACCTCTCGGTCAGTGCACGTGTGCTGCTGCGAGTCATCGCCGGAGTCCTCGTCCTCGCTCTCATCCTCGCCCTCGTCGGACTGTTCCTCGTCCGCCGGTCCTTCCCGACCACCGATGGTGAGATCTCACTGCCGGGGCTCGACGCGCCGGTCACCGTCAACCGCGACGAGTCGGGTGTCCCGACCATCGAGGCCGAAACCGCCCACGACCTGTTCCTGGCCCAGGGATTCGTCCACGCCCAGGACAGGTTCTGGGAGATGGACTTCCGCCGCCACGTCACCGCAGGACGTCTCTCCGAACTCTTCGGCAGATCCCAGCTGGGCACCGACACTTTCATCCGAACTCTCGGCTGGCGGAAGGTCGCCGAGCAGGAAGTGAAGAAGCTCGACAAGACGAGTCTGAGCTACTACGAGGCCTACGCGGACGGCGTCAACGCCTACATCAAGGACAAGTCCCCCACCGAACTGTCCCTCGAATACGCCGTCCTAGGATTGGAGTCCGGCAGCACCGATGTCGAGGAATGGACTCCGGTCGACAGCGTCGCGTGGCTCAAGGCCATGGCCTGGGATCTGCGATCGAATCTCGAGGACGAGATCGACCGGTCGATCCTCAGTTCGGAACTGAGCGACGAGCAGATGGCCTCGCTCTATCCCGATTACCCGTACGCCACCCGGCCGACGATCCTCGGCGGCAAGGCCGGTCAGAAGGCCCCGAAGAACCGCAACGGCGACGATGTCGACGAGGCGGCCCCCGGGCAGCCTGACGATCGGGCACAGTCCGACGATCAGGCCAATGCCGGTGGTTCCGTGACCGGGGCGCCCCCATCGGGGAGCACCGACACCGAGGCGGCACCGCCGGCCGATGATCTCCTCGAACTGCGGGACACCGTCTCATCGCTGCCGCAGATGCTGGGACAGAACAGTGACGATATCGGGTCTAACTCGTGGGTGATCTCCGGGGAGCACACGAGCACCGGTCGACCGCTCCTGTCCAATGACCCGCATCTCGCCCCGGCGATGCCCTCGGTCTGGTACCAGGTGGGTCTGCGGTGCAAGAAGGTCACCGATGAGTGTCCCTTCGATGTCACCGGGTTCTCCTTCTCCGGACTGCCCGGCGTCGTCATCGGCCACAATCAGTCGATCGCCTGGGGGCTGACGAACCTCGGAGCCGATGTCACCGACCTCGTGGTGGAGAAGATCCGCGATGGAAAGGTCATCCACGACGACGGTGACGAACCGCTGCAGGTCCGCAAGGAGACGATCGAGGTCGCCGGCGAGGACTCGCGTGAGATCTCCATCCGCTCCACTCGCAACGGTCCGCTGGTGTCGAAGCTCGACGGCACCTACCGGAAGGTGCTCGATTCGACGACCGGGGCGGATTCCGAGGATCCGAAATCGGGACCGGCCGAGGAGCATTACGGGCTCGCCCTCGATTGGACGGCTCTGCGTCCGGGCAGGACCGCCTCGGCGGTGTTCGCCATCAACAAGGCCACGAACTGGCAGGAGTTCCGGCATGCGGCCTCTCTGTTCGACGCACCCTCGCAGAACCTCGTCTACGCCGATGTCGCCGGCAATATCGGCTATCAGGTCCCCGGGATGATCCCGCGCCGCGGAAAGGCCGACGGCACCGTGCCCCGCCGGGGTTGGAAGTCCGAGGAGGACTGGCAGGGCTGGATCGACTTCGAGGATCTGCCGAGCCTGTACAACCCCGAGCGCGGTTGGATCGTCACGGCGAACAATCCCGTCGCCTCCCCCGGTGAGACGGTGCAGCTGGGCCAGGGGTTCGACTACGGAGATCGCGCCCGACGCATCACGAAGCGCATCAAGGACGCCGTCGCCGAGGGGCGGAAGCTGCGACCGGCGGACATGGCGGAGATCCAGAGCGACGACCAGAATCCGTTCGCCGCGAAGCTCGTACCCGCGGCGGTCAAGATCCACTCCCACGGCGACGAGGACATTCTCGAGGCGAAGAAGCTGCTGAAGCAGTGGAACGGCTTCGATTCCGCCAGCAGTGCCGGGGCCGCCTACTTCAATGTCCTCACGAAGACGCTGCTCGAGCAGACGATCAGCTCGAAGCTGCCCGAAGGCGTGTCCCCCTCCGGTGGTTCACGCTGGTATCTCGTGCTCTCGGAACTGCTCGACGACCCGGACTCTCAGTGGTGGACGAGCGAGGGCGTCGAAGGACGAGACGAGGCACTGCGCAGGGCCATGAAGTCGGCCTGGGCGGAGACCGAGGACCTGCTGGGACCCGAACCCGTGACGTGGCGGTGGGGAATCCTGCACCGGCTGACGGTCCGCAACGCCAGCCTCGGCGAATCCGGGATCACACCGGTGGAGAAGCTGTTCAACCGCGGTCCCTATGAGGTCTCCGGCGGTTCGGGAGTCGTCCATGCCACTGGCTGGGACGCCTCGGTCGGCTATGAGACGAACTGGGTGCCGTCGATGCGGCAGACGGTCGATCTGTCGAACTTCGACGCCTCGAACTGGATCAACCTCACGGGCGCCTCGGGGCATGCCTTCCACCCGCACTACGACGATCAGACCAATGACTGGGCGGCCAACGTCAATCGCCCCTGGCCGTATTCGAAGCAGGCCGTGGAGGCAGCGGCAGAGGACACGCTCAGGCTCGAACCCTGA
- a CDS encoding DUF817 domain-containing protein, translating to MADRSELTRLEAVLDAFADRLLPRVPTGVREFLAFGIKQAWACLFGALMLAAIIATSWFYPSDASVAQNDFLVIVAVLIQIGMLAARLETGCELIVIIVFHIVGTGMEIFKTAVGSWNYAPGGILHIGAVPLFTGFMYAAVGSYIARVHRLFDLRFSHYPPRWLTVIIAAAIYVNFFTHHFIVDVRLVLVLATVIVFFRCRMYFHIHRRTLTMPVLLAFVLVAFFIWVAENIGTAAGAWLYPSQDDGWHLVPLTKLVAWFLLMMISVVLVTFVHRPKLPDTYTC from the coding sequence ATGGCCGATCGCAGCGAACTGACACGACTCGAGGCCGTCCTCGATGCCTTCGCCGACAGGCTGCTGCCCCGGGTTCCCACCGGCGTCCGGGAGTTCCTCGCCTTCGGAATCAAACAGGCCTGGGCGTGCCTCTTCGGCGCGCTCATGCTCGCAGCGATCATCGCCACCTCGTGGTTCTATCCATCCGACGCGTCGGTGGCCCAGAACGACTTCCTCGTCATCGTCGCCGTGCTCATCCAGATCGGCATGCTCGCCGCCCGACTGGAGACCGGCTGCGAACTCATCGTCATCATCGTCTTCCACATCGTCGGCACCGGAATGGAGATCTTCAAAACCGCCGTCGGCTCGTGGAACTACGCCCCCGGCGGCATCCTGCACATCGGTGCCGTGCCGCTGTTCACCGGGTTCATGTACGCCGCCGTCGGCTCCTATATCGCCCGCGTGCATCGCCTCTTCGACCTGAGGTTCAGCCATTACCCGCCGAGGTGGCTGACCGTGATCATCGCCGCCGCCATCTACGTCAACTTCTTCACACACCACTTCATCGTCGACGTCCGACTCGTCCTCGTGTTGGCCACCGTGATCGTCTTCTTCCGCTGCCGCATGTACTTCCATATCCATCGCAGGACCCTGACCATGCCGGTGCTGCTGGCCTTCGTCCTCGTCGCCTTCTTCATCTGGGTGGCCGAGAACATCGGGACCGCGGCCGGGGCCTGGCTGTACCCGAGTCAGGACGACGGCTGGCATCTGGTGCCGCTGACGAAGCTGGTGGCCTGGTTCCTTCTCATGATGATCTCCGTCGTTCTCGTGACTTTTGTCCACAGACCCAAGCTTCCTGACACCTATACTTGCTGA